A section of the Streptomyces sp. V3I8 genome encodes:
- a CDS encoding copper amine oxidase, with amino-acid sequence MRENRVSRARRRTAVGLSVAALTVGAATAAGPAVAESKAAPAAAADCSAAYKIEQKLATGTTWTMCWHYESEAGLVLENVSYQPKGEAAPIRVLTSAKLAQIHVPYDDGSVEYDDLTGAGFGQGLMEMAPGECPGGTIKTVKVPDAWDPEHPTVKGLCTTTRSRGHAYRMQGDTAGKVFQQQGKDLLVYTVNQVGWYEYITEWRFQDDGAISMNVGATGSLSPGDYDAGDGRGWPLGEGATSYATSHSHNVFWRLNFGLDGNSKNKVEQYDSVVSPPAQGGEAPRNKTTRTKVTKELAGDAKNMRWWRVVSTTGKNKDQHARSYEFVPGATSKYPGRSFTKHDVYFTQYKKCEQFASNNLRNCGTGAGKSVDKWVDGQALTHPVGWVNIGFHHVARDEDQQPMPVHWQGFSLAPRDVTAMNPLTPPELADQNGRPQNGS; translated from the coding sequence ATGCGCGAGAACAGAGTCAGCCGTGCCCGCAGGCGGACGGCGGTGGGCCTCTCGGTGGCCGCCCTGACCGTCGGCGCCGCGACGGCCGCGGGACCGGCCGTCGCCGAGAGCAAGGCCGCGCCCGCCGCGGCCGCCGACTGCAGCGCGGCGTACAAGATCGAGCAGAAGCTCGCCACCGGCACCACCTGGACGATGTGCTGGCACTACGAGAGCGAGGCCGGGCTCGTCCTGGAGAACGTCTCGTACCAGCCCAAGGGCGAAGCCGCCCCCATCCGCGTCCTGACGAGCGCGAAGCTCGCCCAGATCCACGTCCCCTACGACGACGGATCGGTCGAGTACGACGACCTCACGGGCGCCGGCTTCGGCCAGGGCCTGATGGAGATGGCTCCCGGCGAGTGTCCCGGCGGCACCATCAAGACCGTCAAGGTCCCGGACGCCTGGGACCCGGAGCACCCCACCGTCAAGGGGCTGTGCACCACCACCCGCTCCCGCGGCCACGCCTACCGCATGCAGGGCGACACGGCGGGCAAGGTCTTCCAGCAGCAGGGCAAGGACCTTCTCGTCTACACGGTCAACCAGGTCGGCTGGTACGAGTACATCACCGAGTGGCGCTTCCAGGACGACGGCGCCATCAGCATGAACGTCGGCGCCACCGGCAGCCTCTCGCCCGGCGACTACGACGCCGGTGACGGCCGCGGCTGGCCGCTCGGCGAGGGCGCCACGTCGTACGCCACCAGCCACAGCCACAACGTCTTCTGGCGGCTCAACTTCGGTCTCGACGGCAACTCCAAGAACAAGGTCGAGCAGTACGACTCCGTGGTCAGCCCGCCGGCCCAGGGCGGCGAGGCCCCGCGCAACAAGACCACCCGCACCAAGGTCACCAAGGAACTCGCCGGTGACGCCAAGAACATGCGCTGGTGGCGCGTCGTCAGCACGACCGGCAAGAACAAGGACCAGCACGCCCGTTCGTACGAGTTCGTCCCGGGCGCCACGTCCAAGTACCCCGGCCGCAGCTTCACCAAGCACGACGTCTACTTCACCCAGTACAAGAAGTGTGAGCAGTTCGCCAGCAACAACCTGCGCAACTGCGGTACCGGAGCCGGCAAGTCCGTCGACAAGTGGGTCGACGGACAGGCCCTCACCCACCCCGTGGGCTGGGTGAACATCGGTTTCCACCACGTCGCCCGCGACGAGGACCAGCAGCCCATGCCGGTCCACTGGCAGGGCTTCTCGCTCGCCCCGCGCGATGTCACCGCTATGAATCCGCTCACTCCGCCGGAGCTGGCCGACCAGAACGGGCGCCCGCAAAACGGTAGTTGA
- a CDS encoding phosphotransferase enzyme family protein → MDETQARNVLAEADLGRDGRDAVLLALGENAVFATGDLVVKVGRDSELLDRARRELAVALWLAEAGVPAVRAADPEARSVAGHPVTLWHRLPDPVRPAGPADLAGLLRVVHALPAPGFALPRRELLGGVERWLRLAGDVIDPADAAYLRGRRDGFAEASAALTPALPPGPIHGDALPRNVHVGPDGPVLVDLETFSADLREHDLVVLALSRDRYGLSAEAYDTFTGTYGWDVREWEGCTVLRGARETASCAWVAQHAPSSPKALAEFRRRVASLRDGDETVRWYPF, encoded by the coding sequence ATGGACGAGACACAGGCGCGGAACGTGCTCGCCGAGGCGGATCTGGGCCGGGACGGCCGGGACGCGGTGCTGCTCGCCCTGGGCGAGAACGCCGTGTTCGCCACCGGTGACCTGGTGGTCAAGGTGGGTCGCGACAGCGAGCTCCTCGACCGTGCGCGGCGTGAACTGGCCGTCGCGCTCTGGCTCGCGGAGGCGGGCGTCCCGGCGGTGCGGGCCGCCGATCCCGAGGCCCGGTCCGTGGCCGGACACCCGGTGACACTGTGGCACCGGCTGCCCGACCCCGTGCGCCCGGCCGGGCCGGCCGATCTGGCCGGCCTGCTGCGGGTGGTGCACGCCCTGCCCGCGCCCGGCTTCGCGCTGCCGCGCCGGGAACTGCTGGGCGGGGTGGAACGGTGGCTGCGGCTCGCGGGCGACGTGATCGACCCGGCGGACGCGGCGTACCTGCGCGGCCGGCGGGACGGCTTCGCCGAGGCGTCCGCCGCGCTCACGCCGGCACTGCCGCCTGGCCCCATCCACGGCGACGCCCTGCCCCGCAACGTGCACGTCGGTCCCGACGGACCGGTCCTGGTCGACCTGGAGACGTTCTCCGCCGACCTGCGCGAGCACGACCTGGTCGTGCTCGCCCTGTCCCGCGACCGGTACGGGCTGTCCGCCGAGGCGTACGACACGTTCACCGGGACGTACGGCTGGGACGTGCGCGAGTGGGAGGGGTGCACGGTGCTGCGCGGGGCGCGTGAGACGGCGAGCTGTGCGTGGGTCGCGCAGCACGCGCCGAGCAGTCCGAAGGCGCTGGCGGAGTTCCGGCGGCGGGTGGCGTCCTTGCGGGACGGCGACGAGACGGTGCGGTGGTATCCGTTCTGA
- a CDS encoding SAV2148 family HEPN domain-containing protein, translated as MGSGGLELPPGDGGHEGGSADAPPGAVSLARPMEIGAELDWDADAWSEVRTRAQRAGRAYIWLNLVEQRLRAVVAAVLRPIYEPVHGEDDWVVAAAGPAGQEWVQRAVAVREVSRRKGYLLDPADDNVLSFLTLPQLRELMVQHWPCFEPYFDERRDVELALDELEVTRNVVSRNRALSEAVLAQAERASAKLLEILGAGSDVPSGRRLPVDAVENLVGDRYADVVAVHSDRVRLLRRFPAEDLFGGARRLDVIGIGLNLLVQNFSGRRLVRLAESGCRVRLLFLNPASSAVKRRERELGIKRGELSRSVEMNIMHMRRVRARLRDPGAFEIQVHDETPRFTAYLVDGDGADGVAVVQSYLRRTRGMEAPVFVLRGGGRVLKPDEEGEDGLFGTYREEFEAAWADSRPVS; from the coding sequence GTGGGGTCCGGAGGGCTGGAGCTGCCCCCTGGTGACGGCGGTCACGAGGGGGGCTCCGCAGACGCCCCGCCCGGAGCGGTGTCCCTCGCCCGTCCGATGGAGATCGGGGCGGAGCTGGACTGGGACGCCGACGCCTGGAGCGAGGTGCGTACGCGCGCCCAGCGGGCCGGACGCGCCTACATCTGGCTGAACCTGGTCGAGCAGCGGCTGCGCGCGGTCGTGGCCGCTGTTCTGCGCCCCATCTACGAACCCGTGCACGGCGAGGACGACTGGGTGGTCGCCGCCGCCGGACCCGCCGGCCAGGAATGGGTGCAGCGCGCCGTCGCGGTCCGCGAAGTCAGCCGCCGCAAGGGCTATCTGCTCGACCCGGCCGACGACAACGTGCTGAGCTTCCTGACGCTGCCGCAGCTGCGCGAGCTGATGGTGCAGCACTGGCCGTGCTTCGAGCCGTACTTCGACGAGCGCCGGGACGTCGAACTCGCCCTGGACGAACTGGAAGTGACCCGCAACGTCGTCTCGCGGAACAGGGCCCTGTCCGAGGCCGTCCTGGCCCAGGCCGAGCGCGCCTCCGCGAAACTCCTGGAGATCCTGGGCGCCGGCAGCGACGTGCCGTCCGGGCGCCGGCTGCCCGTCGACGCCGTGGAGAACCTGGTCGGCGACCGGTACGCGGACGTGGTGGCGGTGCACTCCGACCGGGTGCGGCTGCTGCGGCGGTTCCCCGCCGAGGACCTCTTCGGCGGCGCCCGCCGCCTCGACGTCATCGGCATCGGCCTGAACCTCCTCGTGCAGAACTTCTCGGGGCGGCGGCTGGTGCGCCTGGCCGAGTCCGGCTGCCGGGTGCGGCTGCTCTTCCTGAACCCCGCGTCCAGCGCGGTGAAGCGGCGCGAGCGCGAACTGGGCATCAAGCGGGGCGAGCTGAGCCGCTCCGTCGAGATGAACATCATGCACATGCGCCGGGTCAGGGCCCGGTTGCGCGACCCCGGCGCCTTCGAGATCCAGGTCCACGACGAGACGCCCCGCTTCACGGCGTACCTCGTCGACGGGGACGGGGCGGACGGCGTGGCGGTCGTGCAGTCGTACCTGCGGCGCACCCGCGGCATGGAGGCGCCCGTGTTCGTGCTGCGCGGCGGGGGGCGGGTGCTCAAGCCGGACGAGGAAGGCGAGGACGGCCTCTTCGGGACGTACCGTGAGGAGTTCGAGGCGGCCTGGGCGGATTCGCGGCCTGTGTCCTGA
- a CDS encoding Tat pathway signal sequence domain protein, with translation MRTIVHRHLGKVVAGAAIAVAGTAVMVGITLPGSAGADDSGGQGGGQSAQQAGQAGTAGEQAQGAVQPGVVERAPAEGDKGKGRDPLTDDETERVADLALDRQLLRSSENVEGDRGPQRITVDLAEPELNELDDPGAPRRAEVSFYDYKDDALVTRTVNLDTGKVEATDTQHGVQPPLSRAETVEAAQLLIADPLGAGLKADYKDATGRKLTTAGQLMLNSMVFRANPGAPAALADCGEHRCLRLFVKVKNGPWIDSRDLVVDLSARKVAKIG, from the coding sequence GTGCGCACAATAGTGCACCGCCATCTGGGCAAAGTGGTGGCGGGCGCGGCGATAGCGGTCGCGGGGACGGCAGTGATGGTCGGAATCACCCTGCCGGGCTCGGCGGGGGCCGACGACTCCGGCGGCCAGGGGGGCGGACAGAGCGCCCAGCAGGCGGGGCAGGCGGGCACGGCCGGGGAGCAGGCGCAGGGCGCCGTGCAGCCGGGCGTGGTCGAGCGGGCTCCGGCCGAGGGCGACAAGGGCAAGGGGCGCGACCCGCTCACCGACGACGAGACCGAGCGTGTCGCGGATCTCGCCCTGGACCGGCAGCTCCTGCGCAGCAGCGAGAACGTCGAGGGCGACCGGGGGCCGCAGCGCATCACCGTCGACCTCGCCGAACCCGAGCTGAACGAACTGGACGACCCGGGCGCGCCGCGCCGCGCGGAGGTGTCGTTCTACGACTACAAGGACGACGCGCTCGTCACGAGGACCGTCAACCTCGACACCGGGAAGGTCGAGGCGACCGACACGCAGCACGGCGTCCAGCCGCCGCTCAGCCGTGCCGAGACCGTCGAGGCCGCGCAGCTCCTGATCGCCGACCCGCTCGGCGCCGGTCTGAAGGCCGACTACAAGGACGCGACCGGCAGGAAACTGACCACCGCCGGCCAGCTGATGCTCAACAGCATGGTCTTCCGCGCGAACCCCGGCGCGCCGGCCGCGCTCGCCGACTGCGGCGAGCACCGCTGCCTGCGCCTCTTCGTGAAGGTGAAGAACGGGCCCTGGATCGACAGCCGTGACCTGGTGGTCGACCTCAGTGCCCGCAAGGTCGCCAAGATCGGCTGA
- a CDS encoding YbaK/EbsC family protein — translation MSAPTAHDTYARLIALLDTASVPYELLDHEPEGVTEAVCALRGHPVSEAAKCIVLRVKVDRRTTRNVLAVVPGDRRVDLGAVKTLYTARYVGFSDAETAERLARSVPGTVLPFSFDADLEVVADPAVVARPRLYFNAARLDRSLVMSGADYAELARPRIERIAGPAAG, via the coding sequence ATGTCCGCCCCCACCGCCCACGACACCTACGCCCGTCTGATCGCCCTCCTCGACACCGCCTCCGTCCCCTACGAACTGCTCGACCACGAACCGGAGGGAGTGACCGAGGCCGTCTGCGCCCTGCGCGGCCACCCCGTGTCCGAGGCCGCCAAGTGCATCGTCCTGCGCGTCAAGGTGGACAGGAGGACGACCCGCAACGTCCTCGCGGTCGTCCCCGGGGACCGCCGTGTGGACCTGGGCGCGGTCAAGACCCTCTACACGGCCCGCTATGTCGGTTTCAGCGACGCGGAGACCGCCGAGCGGCTGGCCCGCTCGGTCCCGGGCACGGTCCTCCCCTTCAGCTTCGACGCGGATCTGGAGGTCGTCGCCGACCCGGCCGTCGTGGCCCGGCCGCGCCTCTACTTCAACGCGGCCCGCCTGGACCGCTCCCTGGTCATGTCCGGCGCCGACTACGCGGAGCTGGCCCGGCCGCGCATCGAGCGCATCGCAGGCCCCGCCGCCGGCTGA
- a CDS encoding 3'-5' exonuclease: MGWHGELLIGFDLETTGTDPREARIVTGAVIEVRDGEPVRHREWLADPGVEIPADAVAVHGISNERAAAEGRPADEVTDEIAAALVSYWRTGVPVVAYNAAFDLTLLTAELRRYGLPSLRERLGGPDPAPVIDPYTIDRSVDRYRRGKRNLEAVCVEYGVGLDAAHDASADALAAARLATAIAVRHPEVAALGPAELHRRQIEWYARWAADFQSFLRRKGDAEAVVDGTWPVRDLADERV, from the coding sequence ATGGGTTGGCACGGGGAGCTGCTGATCGGCTTCGACCTGGAGACGACCGGGACCGATCCGCGCGAGGCGCGCATCGTCACCGGGGCGGTGATAGAGGTCCGCGACGGGGAGCCGGTCCGGCACCGGGAGTGGCTGGCCGACCCGGGGGTCGAGATCCCCGCGGACGCGGTCGCGGTGCACGGGATCAGCAACGAGAGAGCGGCGGCCGAGGGCAGGCCCGCCGACGAGGTCACCGACGAGATCGCCGCGGCGCTCGTCTCGTACTGGCGCACGGGCGTCCCGGTCGTGGCGTACAACGCGGCCTTCGACCTGACCCTGCTCACCGCCGAACTGCGGCGGTACGGGCTGCCGTCACTGCGCGAGCGGCTCGGCGGGCCCGACCCCGCGCCGGTCATCGACCCGTACACGATCGACCGCTCCGTGGACCGCTACCGCCGCGGCAAGCGGAACCTCGAAGCGGTCTGCGTGGAGTACGGGGTCGGGCTCGACGCCGCCCACGACGCCTCGGCGGACGCGCTGGCCGCGGCCCGGCTGGCCACCGCGATAGCCGTCCGCCACCCCGAGGTGGCCGCGCTCGGTCCGGCGGAGCTGCACCGCCGCCAGATCGAGTGGTACGCGCGGTGGGCGGCCGACTTCCAGAGCTTCCTGCGCCGCAAGGGGGACGCGGAGGCCGTCGTCGACGGAACCTGGCCGGTACGGGACCTGGCGGACGAGCGGGTCTGA
- a CDS encoding LysR family transcriptional regulator, whose product MDERQLRILRELGELGSVTAVAEALLVTPSAISQQLRLLQRAIPVPLTERQGRRLVLTDAGQALAGAAIEVETALERARHTVEEFVDRPDGEVSVAAFHSAASAFFPLLLRALAAPGGPRLSLADADVTQDDFPPLTREYDLVLAHRLEHTPGWPHTVTATTLLREPLDVAMPADHPLAVKRRLTPRDVADQTWITAHDGFPVVATIDAIATAAGRPLRLAHRINEFAVVAEAVAAGGGLALMPRWTMRPHPALVLRPLSGVRARRHIDALHRPERTARKAVRTVLAELHRAAGTIRG is encoded by the coding sequence ATGGACGAACGACAGCTCAGGATCCTGCGTGAGCTGGGCGAACTCGGCAGCGTGACAGCGGTCGCCGAGGCGCTGCTGGTCACGCCCTCGGCGATCTCCCAGCAGCTGCGGCTGCTGCAGCGCGCGATCCCCGTGCCGCTCACCGAGCGCCAGGGGCGGCGGCTGGTCCTCACCGACGCGGGGCAGGCCCTGGCCGGCGCGGCCATCGAGGTGGAGACGGCGCTGGAGCGCGCCCGGCACACCGTGGAGGAGTTCGTCGACCGGCCGGACGGCGAGGTGTCGGTGGCCGCCTTCCACAGCGCGGCGTCGGCGTTCTTCCCCCTGCTGCTGCGGGCCCTCGCCGCACCCGGCGGGCCCCGGCTGTCCCTCGCCGACGCGGACGTCACCCAGGACGACTTCCCGCCGCTGACCCGGGAGTACGACCTCGTGCTCGCCCACCGTCTCGAACACACCCCGGGCTGGCCGCACACCGTCACCGCCACGACACTGCTGCGCGAACCGCTCGACGTGGCCATGCCCGCCGACCACCCCCTCGCGGTGAAGCGGCGGCTGACCCCGCGCGATGTGGCCGACCAGACCTGGATCACGGCCCACGACGGCTTCCCGGTCGTGGCCACCATCGACGCCATCGCCACGGCGGCGGGCCGCCCGCTGCGCCTCGCCCACCGCATCAACGAGTTCGCGGTGGTCGCCGAGGCCGTCGCGGCCGGCGGCGGGCTCGCCCTGATGCCCCGCTGGACGATGCGCCCGCACCCCGCCCTGGTCCTCAGACCGCTCAGCGGCGTCCGCGCCCGCCGCCACATCGACGCCCTCCACCGCCCCGAGCGCACGGCACGCAAGGCGGTACGCACGGTCCTGGCCGAGCTGCACCGGGCAGCGGGGACGATCCGCGGCTGA
- a CDS encoding DMT family transporter, which produces MPDARRTDAVLLLVALVWGSSYLSAQTATAVLPVLVVLFARYALSALACLGLVAAGRGSGPWTRDEIRIGLPLGVTQAAVLVVETYGVAHTSAANAGLIISLTIVITPLLDRTGRGGGLPPAFYAAAGVCLLAVGLLMSGDGFHEPRLGDLLMLGAAVIRAGHVALVGRLTAGRAIRPLRLTTVQILVGTALFLVPASGDLSTLVHVGAAGWAQLLYLALFCSVFAFLAQTWAVQRTSASRASLLLGTEPIWAAAVGIALAGDHFTPLTALGAALMVTGTYWGQSTERAHRATKAARSAPSGARGAAPPALTRPQPKTDPQEATACPPPPPTTPTPV; this is translated from the coding sequence GTGCCCGATGCCCGCCGTACCGATGCGGTACTCCTCCTCGTCGCCCTCGTCTGGGGCTCCAGCTACCTCTCCGCCCAGACGGCGACCGCCGTGCTGCCCGTCCTGGTGGTGCTGTTCGCGCGGTACGCCCTGTCCGCGCTCGCCTGTCTCGGGCTGGTCGCCGCCGGCCGCGGGTCCGGCCCGTGGACCCGCGACGAGATCCGGATCGGCCTGCCGCTCGGAGTGACGCAGGCGGCCGTCCTGGTGGTGGAGACGTACGGCGTCGCGCACACGAGCGCCGCCAACGCGGGTCTCATCATCAGCCTGACCATCGTGATCACCCCGCTCCTGGACCGCACCGGCCGCGGCGGGGGTCTCCCGCCGGCCTTCTACGCGGCGGCCGGCGTGTGCCTGCTGGCCGTCGGCCTCCTCATGTCGGGCGACGGCTTCCACGAGCCCCGCCTCGGTGACCTGCTGATGCTCGGCGCCGCGGTGATCCGGGCGGGGCACGTCGCGCTGGTCGGCCGGCTCACGGCGGGCCGCGCGATCCGGCCGCTGCGGCTGACCACCGTGCAGATCCTCGTCGGCACGGCGCTCTTCCTGGTGCCCGCGTCCGGCGACCTGTCCACCCTGGTCCACGTCGGCGCGGCGGGCTGGGCCCAGCTGCTCTATCTCGCCCTGTTCTGCAGCGTGTTCGCGTTCCTCGCGCAGACCTGGGCGGTCCAGCGCACCTCGGCCAGCCGGGCCAGCCTCCTCCTGGGCACCGAGCCGATCTGGGCCGCGGCCGTGGGGATCGCCCTGGCGGGCGACCACTTCACCCCGCTCACGGCGCTGGGCGCGGCCCTGATGGTCACAGGAACGTACTGGGGCCAGTCGACAGAACGCGCCCACCGCGCCACGAAGGCCGCGCGAAGCGCGCCTTCGGGGGCGCGGGGAGCTGCGCCACCCGCCCTCACCCGCCCGCAGCCGAAGACCGACCCCCAGGAGGCCACCGCATGTCCGCCCCCACCGCCCACGACACCTACGCCCGTCTGA
- a CDS encoding carbohydrate ABC transporter permease gives MTWATAGKRPGKPAPGPGGPGRPVDHGAWFLVLPALIPILVLSVGPLLYGIALAFTDAQSGRTEPTQWIGTLNFQDLLHDTLFWDSFRIGLLWAVGVTVPQFLLALGLALLLNEELRLRWLARALAIIPWAMPEVVVGIMWRLVYNPDAGILNETIRDLGLGDGRDWLSGLATALPAVIVVGIWAGMPQTTVALLAGLQNTPRELHEAAAMDGAGAWRRFRTVTWPALKPVALAITALNFIWNFNSFALVYVLTSGGPGGRTRLPMLFAYEEAFRYGQFGYAAAMGCVMVAVISVILALQLVGRLRGEGQT, from the coding sequence GTGACATGGGCGACCGCGGGGAAGCGGCCAGGGAAACCCGCGCCGGGACCCGGCGGACCGGGGCGCCCCGTCGACCACGGCGCCTGGTTCCTGGTGCTGCCCGCGCTCATCCCGATCCTGGTGCTGAGCGTCGGGCCGCTCCTCTACGGCATCGCCCTGGCGTTCACCGACGCGCAGTCGGGCCGGACGGAGCCCACGCAGTGGATCGGCACCCTCAACTTCCAGGACCTGCTGCACGACACCCTGTTCTGGGACTCGTTCCGGATCGGCCTGCTGTGGGCGGTGGGGGTGACCGTCCCGCAGTTCCTGCTCGCGCTGGGGCTCGCCCTGCTGCTCAACGAGGAGCTGCGGCTGCGCTGGCTGGCACGGGCCCTCGCGATCATTCCGTGGGCGATGCCCGAGGTGGTCGTCGGCATCATGTGGCGGCTCGTCTACAACCCGGACGCGGGCATCCTCAACGAGACGATCCGCGACCTGGGCCTGGGCGACGGGCGGGACTGGCTGTCGGGCCTCGCGACCGCGCTGCCCGCGGTGATCGTCGTCGGGATCTGGGCGGGCATGCCCCAGACGACGGTCGCCCTGCTCGCCGGACTGCAGAACACCCCGCGCGAACTGCACGAGGCGGCCGCCATGGACGGCGCCGGGGCCTGGCGGCGCTTCCGCACGGTCACCTGGCCCGCCCTGAAACCGGTCGCGCTCGCCATCACGGCGCTCAACTTCATCTGGAACTTCAACTCGTTCGCCCTGGTCTACGTGCTGACCAGTGGCGGCCCGGGCGGCCGGACCCGGCTGCCGATGCTGTTCGCCTACGAAGAGGCCTTCCGCTACGGGCAGTTCGGCTACGCGGCGGCGATGGGATGCGTGATGGTCGCGGTGATCTCGGTGATCCTCGCCCTGCAACTGGTCGGCCGGCTGCGCGGGGAGGGGCAGACGTGA